A region from the Flavobacteriales bacterium genome encodes:
- a CDS encoding DNA alkylation repair protein, which yields MADQLKEMFNRAYFERLAKEVEVATPKVERAALVKDLLDGNEGRELNARMRHASITLRKHLPSDLRKSVNALKEVAERMPRGYTSLLYPDFVGQFGHDDPAFSLDALKYFTSFGSSEFAVREFFRRDAKGTLKVMRGWAEDDSEHVRRLASEGSRPRLPWSFRLDAVLKDPKLTTPILERLRADDSLYVRKSVANHLNDFSKDHPAYMIDVLRSWDHKHPHTAWIAKHASRTLIKAGNVDALALFAFDSKVKVRVDDLVLSPKRLKLGDTLEFSFTVTSEAIRTQQLVIDYAVHYRKASGGTSKKVFKLKELELPAKASIQLSKRQRIVDFSTRKHYAGEHVVEVMVNGRSRAQAAFDLKT from the coding sequence ATGGCCGACCAATTGAAAGAGATGTTCAACCGGGCGTATTTCGAACGCCTGGCAAAAGAGGTGGAAGTCGCCACGCCCAAAGTGGAACGCGCAGCCTTGGTGAAGGATCTGCTCGATGGTAATGAAGGGCGCGAACTCAATGCCCGTATGCGCCATGCGAGCATCACGCTGCGCAAGCACCTGCCTTCTGACCTCCGCAAGTCAGTGAACGCGTTGAAGGAAGTGGCCGAACGCATGCCGAGGGGCTACACTTCGCTGCTCTACCCGGACTTCGTTGGGCAATTCGGGCACGATGATCCCGCCTTCTCGCTCGATGCGCTGAAGTACTTCACATCCTTCGGCTCTTCGGAGTTCGCCGTGCGCGAGTTCTTCCGCCGCGATGCGAAAGGCACACTGAAGGTGATGCGCGGCTGGGCTGAAGATGACAGCGAGCATGTGCGCCGCCTCGCTTCTGAAGGAAGCCGACCGCGTTTGCCGTGGTCGTTCCGCCTGGATGCCGTGCTCAAGGACCCGAAGCTCACGACACCGATCCTGGAACGCCTACGCGCTGACGATTCGCTCTACGTGCGCAAGTCCGTCGCCAATCACTTGAACGATTTCAGCAAAGACCATCCAGCGTACATGATCGACGTGCTGCGCTCGTGGGACCATAAACACCCACACACCGCGTGGATCGCCAAACACGCCAGCCGCACGCTGATCAAAGCGGGGAACGTGGACGCGCTCGCGCTCTTCGCATTCGACAGCAAGGTGAAGGTGCGCGTCGATGACCTGGTCCTATCGCCGAAACGTTTGAAACTCGGCGACACCTTGGAATTCTCCTTCACCGTGACTTCCGAAGCCATACGGACGCAACAACTCGTCATCGACTATGCAGTCCACTACCGCAAAGCAAGTGGTGGCACCTCGAAGAAGGTCTTCAAGCTGAAGGAGCTCGAGTTACCCGCGAAAGCCTCGATACAATTGAGCAAACGCCAGCGCATCGTGGACTTCAGCACACGGAAGCACTACGCCGGGGAGCATGTGGTGGAGGTAATGGTGAACGGGAGGTCACGAGCGCAGGCAGCATTCGACTTGAAGACCTGA
- a CDS encoding GH3 auxin-responsive promoter family protein, whose translation MLKSAIASPYARIVTQAVLRRAIDAVATQRAVLKQLLAAGTRTAFGRDHGLDNVHDHASLVQAVPLRDYEGFRPYVERIIGGEQDVLWPGAPLYLCKTSGTTSGAKYIPITRASLPNHIQSAKRALLAHIAHSGNADFVGGKMIFLQGSPALDRKGTIPMGRLSGIVANHVPRYLLKNRLPSYAVNTIPDWETKVDAIVDETLRHDMRLISGIPAWVQMYFERLLERSGKRTVKDVFPNFSLFVYGGVNYAPYRARMESLIGARVPSVELFPASEGFIAYQDKDGRDGLLLVLDNGIYYGFLPMNGNAPGTRPLSIDEVQLGVNYALVLYTNAGLWGYEIGDTVKFVSLSPPRVIVTGRTKHYTSAFGEHVIGEEVESALRTAIEQLPCEVTEFTMAPQLTPAEGLPYHEWFIEFAAPPSDLSRFAVLIDQALQARNPYYKDLITGSVLRPLVITSVARGGFTAWMKARGMNDAQSKMPRLANDRRFVEGLS comes from the coding sequence ATGCTCAAGTCGGCCATAGCCAGCCCGTATGCCCGAATTGTGACCCAAGCCGTTCTGCGGCGGGCCATCGATGCCGTGGCCACACAACGAGCGGTTCTCAAGCAGTTGTTGGCGGCAGGGACGCGCACGGCTTTCGGCCGTGACCATGGCCTGGACAATGTTCACGACCATGCGTCATTGGTTCAGGCCGTGCCGCTGCGTGATTACGAAGGCTTTCGGCCCTATGTGGAACGCATCATCGGTGGCGAGCAGGATGTGCTCTGGCCCGGCGCACCGCTGTACCTGTGCAAGACCAGCGGCACCACCAGCGGAGCGAAGTACATCCCGATAACCCGGGCGAGCCTGCCCAATCACATCCAGAGCGCCAAGCGCGCGCTGTTGGCCCACATCGCGCACAGCGGCAACGCCGACTTCGTCGGTGGCAAGATGATCTTCCTGCAAGGCAGTCCGGCGCTCGACCGCAAAGGCACCATCCCGATGGGCCGCCTCAGCGGCATTGTGGCCAACCACGTGCCCCGCTACTTGCTGAAGAACCGCCTGCCCAGCTATGCCGTGAACACGATCCCCGACTGGGAAACGAAGGTGGATGCGATCGTGGACGAAACGCTGCGCCACGACATGCGCTTGATCAGCGGCATACCGGCGTGGGTGCAGATGTACTTCGAGCGGTTGCTGGAACGAAGCGGCAAACGCACGGTGAAGGACGTCTTCCCCAACTTCTCGCTGTTCGTGTACGGCGGCGTGAACTATGCACCGTACCGCGCGCGCATGGAGTCACTGATCGGAGCACGCGTGCCCAGTGTGGAGCTCTTCCCCGCCAGCGAAGGCTTCATCGCCTACCAGGACAAGGACGGCCGTGACGGACTTCTGCTCGTACTGGACAATGGCATCTACTACGGCTTTTTGCCGATGAACGGCAACGCACCCGGCACGCGTCCGCTCTCCATTGATGAAGTGCAACTGGGCGTCAACTATGCGCTTGTCCTCTACACGAACGCCGGACTGTGGGGCTACGAGATCGGCGACACGGTGAAGTTCGTGTCGCTGTCGCCCCCGCGCGTTATCGTTACCGGCCGCACCAAGCATTACACCAGTGCCTTCGGTGAGCACGTCATCGGGGAGGAAGTGGAGAGCGCGCTGCGCACGGCCATTGAGCAGCTGCCCTGCGAAGTGACCGAGTTCACCATGGCGCCGCAGCTCACCCCCGCCGAAGGGCTCCCGTACCACGAGTGGTTCATCGAGTTCGCCGCGCCGCCTTCCGACCTGTCGCGGTTCGCGGTGCTTATCGACCAGGCTTTGCAAGCGCGCAATCCCTACTACAAGGATCTCATCACCGGTAGCGTGCTACGACCGTTGGTCATTACAAGCGTTGCTCGCGGGGGCTTCACAGCATGGATGAAAGCACGCGGCATGAACGACGCACAGAGCAAGATGCCGCGGTTGGCGAACGACCGCCGGTTCGTTGAGGGGCTGTCGTAG
- a CDS encoding ComF family protein, giving the protein MATWSNYADAMVSLIMPRCCPGCDRPLNSTERHLCMLCVGDLPYTHAMSDARNPVARLFWGRVELGGAASLLRFQSGGRVQHMLHRLKYKGDRRIGVGLGRMMGEAAKDSPLFAGVDAVMPVPLHRRKERMRGYNQAQLLVNGLREVWPLQPAGGSLLRVVHTATQTQRGRLERWRNVRTAFKVDDNTAPTGAHVLLIDDVVTTGATLESCAQALLALPGMRVSVLTAAHA; this is encoded by the coding sequence ATGGCCACCTGGTCCAATTATGCCGATGCCATGGTCTCGTTGATCATGCCGCGCTGCTGCCCTGGTTGCGACAGGCCGTTGAACAGCACCGAGCGGCACCTCTGCATGCTCTGCGTTGGCGACCTGCCGTACACGCACGCCATGAGCGACGCGCGCAACCCCGTGGCCCGCTTGTTCTGGGGCCGCGTGGAACTGGGCGGTGCCGCTTCGTTGCTGCGTTTCCAGAGCGGAGGCCGAGTGCAGCACATGCTGCACCGGTTGAAATACAAAGGGGACCGGCGGATCGGTGTCGGACTGGGACGCATGATGGGTGAAGCCGCCAAGGACAGCCCGCTTTTCGCCGGCGTGGATGCCGTAATGCCCGTGCCCCTCCACCGGCGGAAAGAGAGGATGCGGGGCTACAACCAGGCCCAGCTATTGGTCAATGGCTTGCGTGAGGTTTGGCCTTTGCAACCCGCAGGGGGATCACTGTTGCGCGTGGTCCACACTGCGACGCAAACGCAACGCGGCCGCTTGGAACGTTGGCGCAACGTGCGGACCGCGTTCAAAGTGGACGACAACACGGCGCCGACCGGGGCCCACGTGCTGCTGATCGACGATGTGGTGACAACGGGCGCCACCCTTGAGAGTTGCGCACAAGCCCTGCTCGCCTTGCCCGGCATGCGCGTGAGCGTGCTCACCGCGGCCCACGCGTGA
- a CDS encoding ABC transporter substrate-binding protein has translation MIRALGTSFTLVLLAACGGDGQRHGASGNKHYGGVFNANESQDLEEIFPLSLTAAHAHRISSQIHEGLLRLDPTDLSVLPCLAENWEVSDDGLVYTFHLRDEVYFHDDACFPDGKGRKLVADDVVNAFTQICTFSDVNRSFWLFQDLVKGATDHFETTRQGGTPAPGALGLEALDDRTIRITLEHPSANFLRLMAHQGTWIFPREVMEEYKGELRTHAVGTGPFHLKAFRPGEAMVLERNARYWRTDEHGNQLPFLDAVRFTFLQDKDREMDQFLKGRLSVLHEMPPDRIGELRDSIGPEGKQRFHVQMKPGLSVQFYGMNPRVAPLTDPLVRKAFALSIDRAAIARDVFKGTVVPADHGIMAPGLEGYPYELVTGHVYSPDSARALLAQAGYPGGKNFPSVLLNVNSNGFGYVAVAEAVQAMLQRELGITVGLSVLPDDQHYDRTDMGINVFWRQGWVGDYPDAENFLALFYGKNVPADSTQPSYLNSVRYKNPVFDSLFAAASVADDGAARQHMLAQAENIMMQEAVATPLYHERTVRLVQPWVRDFRINAMEIRDLASVWMDPALKPVQ, from the coding sequence ATGATCCGCGCGCTCGGCACATCCTTCACACTGGTCCTTCTGGCGGCGTGCGGTGGGGACGGGCAGCGGCACGGTGCCAGTGGCAACAAGCACTACGGCGGCGTTTTCAACGCCAATGAATCGCAGGACCTGGAGGAGATCTTCCCGTTGAGCCTTACGGCGGCGCACGCTCATCGCATCTCATCACAGATACACGAGGGACTGCTCCGCTTGGATCCCACGGACCTGAGCGTACTGCCTTGCTTGGCCGAAAACTGGGAGGTGAGCGACGATGGCCTTGTATACACGTTCCATCTGCGCGACGAGGTGTACTTCCACGACGACGCGTGCTTTCCGGACGGCAAGGGGCGCAAGTTGGTGGCCGATGATGTGGTGAACGCATTCACGCAGATCTGCACGTTCAGCGACGTCAACCGCTCGTTCTGGCTCTTCCAGGACCTGGTGAAAGGTGCGACCGATCACTTTGAAACGACGCGCCAAGGCGGAACACCAGCACCGGGGGCGTTGGGCCTCGAGGCTTTGGACGATCGCACGATCCGGATCACGCTGGAGCACCCCTCGGCCAACTTCCTGCGGCTTATGGCACACCAAGGCACGTGGATATTCCCGCGGGAGGTTATGGAGGAGTACAAGGGCGAACTGCGCACGCATGCCGTGGGCACGGGTCCCTTCCACCTCAAGGCCTTCCGCCCGGGCGAGGCCATGGTGCTGGAGCGCAACGCACGCTATTGGCGCACCGACGAGCACGGCAACCAGCTGCCTTTCCTCGATGCCGTGCGCTTCACCTTCTTGCAGGACAAGGACCGCGAGATGGACCAGTTCCTCAAAGGCCGGCTCAGCGTACTGCACGAGATGCCGCCCGACCGGATAGGCGAGTTGCGCGATTCCATCGGGCCCGAAGGCAAGCAGCGCTTCCATGTGCAGATGAAGCCCGGGCTGAGCGTGCAGTTCTACGGCATGAACCCTCGCGTGGCGCCGCTCACCGACCCATTGGTGCGCAAAGCGTTCGCGCTGTCCATCGACCGTGCGGCCATTGCGCGCGACGTGTTCAAGGGCACGGTGGTGCCGGCCGACCACGGCATCATGGCGCCCGGCCTCGAAGGCTATCCGTACGAGCTGGTCACGGGCCATGTGTACAGCCCGGACAGTGCCAGAGCACTGCTGGCCCAAGCGGGTTATCCCGGCGGGAAGAACTTTCCCAGCGTGCTGCTGAACGTGAACAGCAACGGTTTCGGTTACGTGGCCGTGGCAGAGGCCGTGCAGGCCATGCTGCAAAGGGAACTCGGCATAACGGTCGGACTGAGCGTATTGCCCGATGACCAGCACTATGACCGTACCGACATGGGCATCAACGTGTTCTGGCGCCAAGGTTGGGTAGGCGATTACCCCGATGCCGAGAACTTCCTGGCACTCTTCTACGGCAAGAACGTGCCCGCCGACAGCACGCAGCCCAGCTACCTCAACTCCGTGCGTTACAAGAACCCCGTGTTCGATTCGCTCTTCGCCGCAGCCAGCGTTGCCGATGATGGCGCAGCCCGCCAACACATGCTGGCTCAAGCGGAGAACATCATGATGCAGGAAGCCGTGGCCACACCGCTCTATCACGAGCGCACCGTGCGCCTGGTGCAACCCTGGGTGCGCGACTTCCGCATCAACGCCATGGAGATCCGCGACCTGGCCAGCGTGTGGATGGACCCGGCGCTGAAGCCGGTGCAGTAG